The DNA segment ACGTCGTGCTGGAAGAGGGCGCGCAGATCGTTGCCGATCCCAACCAGCCGCTGCCGATGACGATGATCGGGCATGTGACCTCGGCCTATTGGTCCGAAAATTGCGGCCGTTCGATCGCACTGGCACTGGTTGCCGGCGGCAAGGCGAAGATCGGCCAGACGCTCTATGTGCCGATGCCCGACAAGACGATCGCCGTCGAGGTGAGCGACATGGTGTTCTTTGACAAGGAAGGAGGCCGCATCAATGGCTGATCTGATTGGGGCCAATGTGGCATCTGTTGCATCCCGCACCCTGCCGTTTGCAGGCTTTCATGGCGGCTCTGGTGCTGCCGCGCTTTCGGTGGCAGCACCCGCAACCCGGATTTCGCTGCGGGCAAAGCCCGATGCCGTCACCGCACTCTCCGGTGCGCTCGGACTGCCGCTGCCGGTCAAGGCCAAGACCTCGGTATCGTCGAATGGCCGCCATGCGCTCTGGCTCGGGCCGGACGAATGGCTCGTCGTCGACGAGAACGGGGCCGACCTGATGGCGGCTGTCACTTCAAGCAACGTGATGCATTCGGCAACGGATATTTCCCACCGCAACACGGCTGTCATCGTCAAGGGCCGTGGTGCCGCAGTGGCAATCAATGGCGGCTGCCCGCAGGACCTGTCGCTGACAGCCTTCCCGGTCGGCGCTTGCTCGCGCACGGTCCTGGCCAAGGCCGAAATCGTGCTCCTGCGCACTGCCGAGGACACATTCCGGGTCGAATGCTGGCGGTCGTTTGCGCCT comes from the Pararhizobium qamdonense genome and includes:
- a CDS encoding sarcosine oxidase subunit gamma, coding for MADLIGANVASVASRTLPFAGFHGGSGAAALSVAAPATRISLRAKPDAVTALSGALGLPLPVKAKTSVSSNGRHALWLGPDEWLVVDENGADLMAAVTSSNVMHSATDISHRNTAVIVKGRGAAVAINGGCPQDLSLTAFPVGACSRTVLAKAEIVLLRTAEDTFRVECWRSFAPYVSTLLAEAAEDAGN